A single genomic interval of Rhea pennata isolate bPtePen1 chromosome 5, bPtePen1.pri, whole genome shotgun sequence harbors:
- the CLP1 gene encoding polyribonucleotide 5'-hydroxyl-kinase Clp1, with translation MADDGGDEKKQVAKFELERETELRFEVEASQTVQLELLTGMAEVFGTELTRNKKFTFDAGAKVAVFTWHGCTVQLSGRTEVAYISKDTPMLLYLNTHTALEQMRRQAEREDERGPRVMVVGPTDVGKSTVCRLLLNYAVRLGRRPTFVELDVGQGSVSIPGTMGALYIERPADVEEGFSLQAPLVYHFGSTTPGTNIKLYNKITSRLADVFNQRCEVNRRASVSGCVINTCGWVKGSGYQALVHAASAFEVDVVVVLDQERLYNELKRDLPHFVRTVLLPKSGGVVERSKDFRRECRDDRIREYFYGFRGCFYPHAFDVKFSDVKIYKVGAPTIPDSCLPLGMSQEDNQLKLVPVTPGRDMVHHLLSVSMADSPDDNISETSVAGFIVVTGVDLERQVFTVLSPAPRPLPKNFLLIMDIRFMDLK, from the exons ATGGCAGACGACGGTGGTGATGAGAAAAAGCAGGTGGCCAAGTTCGAGCTGGAGCGGGAGACGGAGCTGCGGTTTGAGGTGGAGGCCTCGCAGACAgtgcagctggagctgctcaCTGGCATGGCGGAGGTTTTTGGCACTGAGCTCACCCGCAACAAGAAGTTTACCTTCGATGCCGGTGCCAAGGTGGCCGTCTTCACCTGGCATGGCTGCACCGTGCAGCTCAGTGGGCGTACAGAGGTGGCCTACATCTCCAAGGACACCCCCATGCTGCTCTACCTCAACACCCACACAGCACTGGAGCAGATGCGCCGGCAGGCAGAGCGTGAGGATGAGCGGGGGCCCCGCGTCATGGTAGTGGGGCCCACGGACGTGGGCAAATCAACCGTGTGCCGCCTGCTGCTGAACTATGCTGTGCGTCTGGGGCGCCGGCCCACCTTTGTAGAGCTAGATGTGGGCCAGGGCTCCGTCTCCATCCCTGGCACCATGGGGGCCCTCTACATCGAGCGCCCCGCTGATGTGGAGGAGGGCTTCTCTCTCCAAGCCCCGCTGGTTTATCACTTTGGCTCCACCACACCTGGCACCAACATCAAGCTCTACAACAAG ATCACATCCCGCCTGGCCGATGTCTTCAACCAGCGGTGTGAAGTGAACCGCCGAGCGTCGGTGAGCGGCTGCGTCATCAACACATGCGGCTGGGTGAAAGGCTCAGGGTACCAGGCGCTGGTACATGCCGCCTCTGCCTTTGAGGTGGATGTGGTGGTGGTGCTAGACCAAGAGCGGCTCTACAACGAGCTGAAGAGGGACCTGCCTCACTTTGTGCGTACAGTGCTGCTCCCCAAATCTGGTGGGGTGGTGGAGCGCTCCAAGGACTTCCGTCGGGAGTGCCGAGATGACCGCATCAGGGAATATTTCTATGGCTTCCGGGGCTGCTTCTACCCCCATGCCTTTGATGTCAAGTTCTCTGATGTCAAGATCTACAAGGTGGGGGCTCCCACCATCCCAGACTCTTGCCTCCCCCTGGGCATGTCACAGGAGGACAACCAGCTCAAGCTGGTGCCAGTGACGCCGGGGCGGGACATGGTGCACCATCTGCTGAGCGTCAGCATGGCTGACAGCCCTGATGACAACATCTCAGAGACCAGCGTGGCTGGCTTCATTGTGGTCACTGGCGTAGACCTGGAGCGCCAGGTCTTCACTGTGCTTTCACCTGCCCCTCGCCCACTGCCCAAGAACTTCCTCCTCATCATGGACATTCGCTTCATGGACCTGAAGTAG